One part of the Brevundimonas subvibrioides ATCC 15264 genome encodes these proteins:
- the tldD gene encoding metalloprotease TldD, with translation MTVHIPPPPLLESSGVDPSEALSILKGALHGADDGELFLERSESESLVFDDGRLKAAAYDATEGFGLRVVAGETAGYAHANEISAAALRRAADSASLAKSGHAGTTAEGPRATNQKLYDAVDPLASPAFSDKIALLQEIDAWARARDPRVVQVSASIVGERRAIEILRADGLTVNDVRPLVRLNVSVTVEKDGRRETMSSGAGGRAGFETWIQTERWQAQVDEALRGALVNLEAVDCPAGEMDVVLAAGWPGVLLHEAIGHGFEGDFHRKGSSVFSGMMGKRVAAPGVTIVDDGSIAGRRGSLSVDDEGTPTSRTVLIEDGIMVGLMNDRLSARQLGQRATGNGRRQSFAHMPMPRMTNTFMEGGSAKQADMIASTRRGLYAANFGGGQVDITNGKFVFQCTEAYLIEDGKITAPVRGATLIGDGATALTNVSMIGDDFAFDPGVGVCGKSGQGVPVGIGQPSLKIGGLTVGGTAV, from the coding sequence ATGACCGTCCACATCCCCCCGCCGCCCCTGCTCGAATCCTCGGGCGTCGATCCGTCCGAGGCCCTGTCCATCCTCAAGGGTGCGCTCCACGGGGCCGACGACGGGGAGCTGTTCCTGGAACGCTCGGAATCCGAATCGCTGGTCTTCGACGACGGTCGCCTGAAGGCCGCCGCCTATGACGCCACCGAGGGGTTCGGGCTCCGCGTCGTCGCCGGGGAAACCGCCGGCTACGCCCACGCCAACGAAATCAGCGCGGCCGCCCTGCGCCGCGCCGCTGACAGCGCGTCCCTGGCCAAGTCGGGCCACGCCGGCACCACCGCCGAAGGGCCCCGCGCCACCAACCAGAAGCTCTACGACGCGGTCGACCCCCTCGCCTCGCCGGCCTTCTCCGACAAGATCGCCCTGCTGCAGGAAATCGACGCCTGGGCCCGCGCTCGCGATCCGCGGGTGGTCCAGGTCTCGGCCTCCATCGTTGGCGAGCGCCGTGCGATCGAGATCCTGCGCGCCGACGGCCTGACGGTGAACGATGTACGCCCCCTCGTCCGGCTGAACGTCTCGGTCACGGTCGAGAAGGACGGCCGCCGCGAGACGATGTCGTCGGGGGCCGGCGGTCGCGCCGGGTTCGAGACCTGGATCCAGACCGAGCGCTGGCAGGCCCAGGTGGACGAGGCCCTGCGCGGCGCCCTGGTCAACCTCGAGGCCGTCGACTGCCCCGCCGGTGAGATGGACGTCGTCCTGGCCGCCGGCTGGCCCGGCGTGCTGCTGCACGAGGCCATCGGCCACGGTTTCGAGGGCGACTTCCACCGCAAGGGCTCGTCCGTGTTCAGCGGCATGATGGGCAAGCGCGTGGCCGCCCCCGGCGTCACCATCGTCGACGACGGCTCCATCGCCGGACGTCGCGGTTCGCTGTCGGTGGACGACGAGGGTACGCCCACCTCGCGGACCGTCCTGATCGAGGACGGCATCATGGTCGGGCTGATGAACGACCGTCTGTCGGCGCGTCAGCTGGGCCAGCGCGCGACCGGCAACGGCCGGCGCCAGTCCTTCGCCCACATGCCCATGCCGCGCATGACCAACACCTTCATGGAGGGCGGGTCAGCCAAACAGGCGGACATGATCGCGAGCACCAGGCGCGGCCTCTATGCGGCCAACTTCGGTGGCGGTCAGGTCGACATCACCAACGGCAAGTTCGTCTTCCAGTGCACCGAGGCCTATCTGATCGAGGACGGCAAGATCACCGCGCCTGTCCGGGGCGCCACCCTGATCGGCGACGGCGCGACGGCCCTGACCAACGTCTCGATGATCGGCGACGACTTCGCCTTCGACCCCGGCGTCGGCGTCTGCGGCAAGTCGGGCCAGGGCGTCCCCGTCGGCATCGGCCAGCCCAGCCTCAAGATCGGCGGCCTGACGGTGGGCGGGACCGCCGTTTAG
- a CDS encoding DUF1700 domain-containing protein — MTRAEFLSRLKKGLVGLPISTASDIVNDYETHFTDGAAAGRTDAEVAAALGDPDRLARELRAEAGAQRWHQEKNPSAAAGAVFAVLGLGAIDILILLPILMGVIGTLFGVGIAVIALFVSGGAIMVAGPFADMPGGAFASILAGLGLMAAAASAGALLAIVTIWLVNGIVWFARLHYRLLKPALEPQSSNTAVGDPA; from the coding sequence ATGACCCGCGCCGAATTTCTCAGTCGTCTGAAGAAGGGTCTGGTCGGCCTGCCGATCTCGACGGCTTCGGACATCGTGAACGACTACGAGACCCACTTTACAGACGGTGCCGCCGCCGGGCGTACGGACGCGGAAGTCGCCGCCGCCCTGGGGGATCCCGACCGTCTGGCGCGCGAGCTGCGGGCCGAGGCCGGTGCCCAGCGCTGGCATCAGGAGAAGAACCCCTCGGCCGCCGCCGGGGCCGTGTTCGCGGTCCTGGGTCTGGGGGCCATCGACATCCTGATCCTGCTGCCCATCCTGATGGGCGTGATCGGCACCCTGTTCGGGGTCGGGATCGCCGTCATCGCCCTGTTCGTCTCGGGCGGGGCCATCATGGTGGCCGGGCCGTTCGCCGACATGCCGGGCGGAGCCTTCGCCTCCATCCTGGCGGGTCTGGGCCTGATGGCCGCCGCCGCCTCCGCCGGTGCCCTCCTGGCCATCGTCACGATCTGGCTGGTCAACGGCATCGTCTGGTTCGCCCGCCTGCACTACCGCCTGCTCAAGCCCGCGCTCGAGCCCCAATCCAGCAACACCGCCGTGGGAGACCCCGCATGA
- a CDS encoding GIN domain-containing protein, whose amino-acid sequence MIRTLFIIAAAGLVLATASLGGAFALGGRDMARHGWSWTFRDPDGDTVRFQRADDTRTPEITRQIAWTGGDTLTIDLAADVDYVQGDTAGVTVTGPADLVEKVRLVDGRLTWTADDADGPNHETVVFGRNRDGHGMWAHSEAVHIVVTAPNVSTFNLEGSADLTLKDYDQDTLAVDISGSGEVWASGRVRALELDISGSGDADLAGLSATDANVAIAGSGDATVAPTGRADISISGSGDVDVTTRPATVNQNVSGSGDVSVG is encoded by the coding sequence ATGATCCGGACCCTGTTCATCATCGCCGCCGCCGGCCTCGTGCTGGCCACGGCCTCCCTCGGCGGCGCCTTCGCGCTGGGCGGCCGCGACATGGCCCGCCACGGCTGGTCCTGGACCTTCCGCGACCCGGACGGCGACACTGTGCGCTTCCAGCGGGCCGACGACACCCGCACCCCGGAAATCACCCGCCAGATCGCCTGGACCGGCGGCGACACCCTGACCATCGATCTGGCGGCCGACGTCGACTACGTCCAGGGCGACACCGCGGGCGTCACCGTCACCGGTCCGGCCGACCTGGTCGAGAAGGTCCGGCTGGTCGACGGTCGCCTGACCTGGACCGCGGACGACGCCGACGGCCCGAACCACGAGACGGTCGTCTTCGGCCGCAACCGCGACGGCCACGGCATGTGGGCCCACTCCGAGGCTGTCCACATCGTCGTCACCGCCCCGAACGTCTCGACCTTCAACCTGGAAGGCTCCGCCGACCTGACGCTGAAGGACTACGACCAGGACACGCTCGCGGTCGACATCTCCGGCTCCGGCGAGGTCTGGGCCAGTGGCAGGGTCCGGGCTCTGGAACTCGACATCTCCGGCTCGGGCGACGCCGACCTGGCGGGCCTGTCCGCCACCGACGCCAATGTCGCCATCGCCGGTTCGGGGGATGCGACCGTCGCCCCGACCGGTCGGGCGGACATCTCGATCTCGGGCTCGGGCGACGTGGACGTCACGACGCGGCCCGCGACGGTCAACCAGAACGTCTCCGGCTCGGGCGACGTGAGCGTGGGGTAA